The following coding sequences are from one Holophagales bacterium window:
- the hflC gene encoding protease modulator HflC, translated as MKEIRITVLVVGVILAAVVLSNALYTVSETEQVVVTQFGKPVGKPIMTPGLKLKMPFTQTVHAFEKRFMEWDGDPNQIPTKDKRFIWVDSYARWRITDPLLFFQRLRDERGAQSRLDDILDGETRNTIAKNELIDLVRSTNRPFVVAEDVAELSQPEAAEKVDHGREKLTQEVLANARRRTGDLGIEILDFRIKQINYVEAVRQEVYARMISERKRIAELYRSEGAGEAARIAGEKERQLRVVESEAYRKAQEIRGKADAEAADIYAAAYNRDPDFYRFLKSMNTLRESIDPETTLILSTDSELLRYLNSAK; from the coding sequence GTGAAGGAGATCCGGATCACCGTTCTCGTCGTCGGCGTGATCCTGGCGGCCGTCGTCCTCTCCAACGCCCTCTACACGGTCTCGGAGACCGAGCAGGTCGTCGTCACCCAGTTCGGCAAGCCCGTCGGCAAGCCGATCATGACGCCCGGGCTCAAGCTCAAGATGCCGTTCACCCAGACGGTCCACGCGTTCGAGAAGCGGTTCATGGAATGGGATGGCGACCCGAACCAGATCCCGACGAAGGACAAGCGGTTCATCTGGGTCGACTCCTACGCCCGCTGGCGCATCACCGACCCGCTCCTCTTCTTCCAGCGCCTCCGCGACGAGCGGGGGGCGCAGTCGCGCCTCGACGACATCCTCGACGGCGAGACGCGGAACACGATCGCCAAGAACGAGCTCATCGACCTCGTGAGGTCGACGAACCGGCCGTTCGTCGTCGCCGAGGACGTCGCCGAGCTGAGCCAGCCCGAGGCGGCCGAGAAGGTCGACCACGGCCGCGAGAAGCTGACCCAGGAGGTCCTCGCGAACGCCCGGCGCCGGACCGGGGACCTCGGCATCGAGATCCTCGACTTCCGGATCAAGCAGATCAACTACGTCGAGGCCGTGCGGCAGGAGGTCTACGCCCGGATGATCTCCGAGCGCAAGCGGATCGCCGAGCTCTACCGCTCCGAGGGGGCGGGCGAGGCGGCCCGGATCGCGGGCGAGAAGGAACGCCAGCTGCGGGTGGTCGAGTCCGAGGCCTACCGCAAGGCCCAGGAGATCCGCGGAAAGGCCGACGCCGAGGCCGCCGACATCTACGCCGCCGCCTACAACCGCGACCCCGATTTCTACCGGTTCCTCAAGTCGATGAACACCCTGCGCGAGAGCATCGACCCGGAGACGACCCTCATCCTTTCGACCGACAGCGAGCTGCTCCGGTACCTGAATTCCGCCAAGTGA